ATTTTtccatgtaaaaaaaaaaatgtgcaTGAATTATTccctttgattttcttattaagGGCGATAACTATGTATGCTTCATTCCTTGCTTGAATTAATATCTATTCTGCATTTTTATGTGTATATACTTTTTGGCCTAATTGACCTTATTCGAATATAGATATTGAACATGGATAATCTGATTCGAATCAAAATGGTTGACACTTTGCTTTCTCAATAAATTTGGCTCAAaccatgaaattaaatgaaaaggaAAACAATATAATAAGGTACGTTATCATTAAgatacataaattaaatataagatacataaattaaataaaagccAACACTCTattcaaaaagataataaaatgaGTGCCTACACTTAAATAAAGTGTTGATTTCTCTATCATTAAGGAAATACACTAACTTGTTAATCCTTCCATCTTTCTTCTTATCAATTGCCCAGGATGAGCGTTATAGATTACAACGAAGAGATAACACATAGGAGTATAAGAATAAAGAGGAAAATTTAGAACTGGGTATATGTTGTTGATAAAAGTTGGCAACGTTAATTATAGAAGTACCTAAAGAGACCTATACAATGTTCTTGtcttaaaattgaattaaaactaatatttaatttaatgtacTTGCAGTGAAAGCCAAAGTAATAATTTCACATAACACATTATCATTTTGTGAACTATAATGGATATAAAATATCTCATGCAGATTAATTATCATCAGTATATAGTATACcgtaacatatatatatatatatatatacatacatcgTATTACTTCCCAATATtacatacatcatatgcatgcattttaatttctaaagtCTAACTGTGTATATAATTTTGAACAGgcaaaacaaaacatataataaCTCTGAGAAAATTAAGTATATCTTCTGTCGTAATTACAATAAATATTAATAGGATttgatatatatacatatataaagaatCAGAATTATTATATTGAAGTAGCAGATTTCGTTTGATCATCATCTTACAACATTAAACTCATATATCCTTTAGAGTTTACAACAAACAATAACAATGATAATTGAGCTAAAATGACTATTGTGAgggtaagaaaataaaaaagaaaatgaattatTCTTTGAACcaagaaaagtgaaaaaaggGTTCTtggaaaacaaacaaacaaatcaatATAATCACCATGtgtgtatatatgtattattattgttatatatagaacaatattattaaattcaaaAGAATTTTCTAGTACCCGTTATTGTAGCTGATGATGAATTAGATCCTTGTGGAGGCTCAAGCCCTAATCTTAGTTCAAGGTCTAATTCTGAAGATGATGAGGGACCTTGTTGACCAGAAATTTGATCCTCTTGCtgttgaagatgatgatgaggtgatgatgatgattctgAAAAGAGTGGTAACTGCCTCATCATcacaacattattattattattggtttcATCGTCCATAACTGGTTGATGAGGCACATTCAAAAGctctttattattatcattgttACTACCAAGATTCCCCTCCAATAAAAATTGTTGATGATGAGTAATTtgatttgaagaagaagaaaattgttGCTGCTCTTTGATCTTTGCTTTGTCCTTCCTATGAAGGTTCATGTGACCTCCAAGTGCTTGTGCATTAGAGAAGCCTCTCTTGCAGAAGTTGCATTCATATGACCTTGTTGGATTCACATTATGCACTGCTTGCACTTCATTCCCATAATCACTGCTACTACTCACAACAACCTTTTCTGCTGTTCTTCTATGATCTTgatcatcatctgattgcttctCCATTTCATCAATTACTTTCAACTTTAtttcaaactatatatatatgtatagagATAGTACTAgtcaactatatatataaatataaatacaaggGATGCTTTTAATTAAGCTACTTCACCTTCTATATAtacatgataattaattttgttaattatagtTAAAAATGAGACAAAGTTCACcattaaaaatgaatttttaaggAACGATTGCTATACAGCTTGAGTTGTATGAAAGGACAAAATAGACAAACTTGGTCACTGAATTCGGAACAGCTTGTCTTG
The genomic region above belongs to Arachis duranensis cultivar V14167 chromosome 3, aradu.V14167.gnm2.J7QH, whole genome shotgun sequence and contains:
- the LOC107477079 gene encoding transcriptional regulator TAC1-like — translated: MEKQSDDDQDHRRTAEKVVVSSSSDYGNEVQAVHNVNPTRSYECNFCKRGFSNAQALGGHMNLHRKDKAKIKEQQQFSSSSNQITHHQQFLLEGNLGSNNDNNKELLNVPHQPVMDDETNNNNNVVMMRQLPLFSESSSSPHHHLQQQEDQISGQQGPSSSSELDLELRLGLEPPQGSNSSSATITGTRKFF